A window of Rufibacter sp. LB8 contains these coding sequences:
- a CDS encoding alpha-2-macroglobulin yields the protein MKSTPTATFTRALLQGLALFVLLATFSCRGKSDELALEQKNFEQEIAQEQNLVFTFDKRLVADSLLNQWDTVPYIKFTPKVEGKFKWAGPDELVFSPTQPFAPATNYKAELTPHLLNHSEKKYKISAEPEIRFHTPYLALEQTRTFWVRNPNSPNELEGSLELNFNYPVAYAKLRDLLKVYQAQTNLPLELVSSNGRQLTLKVKQVNQNFTGPILLRLNIAKGLTTAGSSYATPQAIDQEITLPTRSQMQVREVYGTQEEGQESIYIYTSQPVTNPDIQQLVTVNPYRAFTVERLDNGLVLRGSFTGSSVYTVSVSGELNGLVGQPLGQTSQHRVDFGNTTPTLSFVDQKAVYLSSQGARNVALNLAQVPRIKVTISKVFENNILRFLQEGKMYDGFYNEETEEYHDYETYQVNEQNGKVIYEREYEAANLPRGDGQTLLNLDLADLDFDSQFKGLYVLTVASADKIWMQDSKIISVSDIGLIAKQGQNEVLVFANSIKTAETLSGVEVRFISTNNQVVYKATTDKDGVARFPDMARNAPDFKVSLITARQGQDFNYLPYSQTTVNTSRFDVGGKRLEGVTYDAFIYGDRDLYRPGDTVHVNTLVRTPDWKTVAGLPIKLKLLLPNGKEYRSQKGTLNQEGARTTDFVLPASAVTGTYTLEVYSGNDVLLNSQKIGVEEFMPDRLKVTTKLNKSDFKTGEQVQVNLNAMNLFGPPAAGRNYEVQLSLKKKTLEPKNYPDYTFEINTSSEVEIQTNVRQGETDAQGNGQEQFELMGHRDIGMLEGSLFTSVFDETGRPVNRLNRFSVSTQESFYGIKKFDTYVSTQTAMHVPIIALNSKEKPTFARARVQVVRYTYESVIERNQQNYGYNSQRKETVVYDEALDIPAAGKAVTFTPSASGEYELRIMRPNAYNYVAQRFYAYGWGDTQSTSFEVSKEGEVGISLDKETYEVGEKAKVLFKSPFAGKILVTVEQNRVLSYHYLDTDKKAASFTLPIQDEFLPTVYISAIALREIKDNSLPMTIARGFKAVAVTKKATKLDVAVLAPELTRSKRTQQVKVKTVPNAQVTLAVVDEGILQLKDFKTPDPHGFFYQKRALEVSAFDLYPYLFPEIGNRRSSVGGDGYDLEKRVNPLTSKRVKLVSIWSGHLKTNSNGEASVNVKVPEFSGSLRVMAVAYKGNAFGSAEKMLRVADPIVLSAALPRFASPKDTLQVPVLVSNTTAKATDVSSSISVTGPLRVVGATAKTARVNGNTETQVIYQVVAEQATGQASVVVKVNALGEQFSNTTDLTIRPTAPLTKITGTGSLKDAATAAITPTHDFIPSSVASKVVVSSSPLAQFTDDITYLLQYPHGCLEQITSTAFPLLYYADLARALNQGQKGRAVNPNHLVQEAITKIELMQQYDGGFTYWPGATQTDWWSSAYAAHFLLEARKAGYPVSQQVENKAIAYLQNKVKTKATEVYKFYNTQRKVESKLIAVHEAAYSLYVLSLAGKPDWPTMNYYKSKPELLALDSRYLLASTYALNGSFQSFSQLLPKSFAGETSVRALDGSFYSPVRDMAISLNSLVEANPEHPQVGTLSRNLSQELRSKRWFNTQERAFALLALGKLASRSKGTQTAQLLQNGKMLGTYADKDLIVANKLNTAPVNLQSKGKGLLYYYWELEGISQSGAFKQEDSYLKVRKTFFDRDGKVLTSNTFKQNDLVIVRVELQTLDTRSIPNVAITDMLPAGFEIENPRLMTTREFQWLQKMNPATPDHLDIRDDRINLYTTARPKPQYFFYQVRAVSKGTFQMGPIGADAMYNAEYHSYHGAGVVRVK from the coding sequence ATGAAATCCACCCCCACCGCCACTTTTACCCGTGCACTGCTGCAAGGGCTGGCACTGTTTGTTTTGTTGGCCACGTTCAGTTGCCGCGGAAAAAGTGACGAGCTGGCGCTAGAACAGAAAAACTTTGAGCAGGAGATTGCCCAGGAGCAGAACCTGGTGTTCACCTTTGACAAACGGCTGGTGGCAGATTCCCTGCTGAACCAATGGGACACCGTGCCATACATCAAATTCACGCCCAAGGTAGAAGGCAAATTCAAGTGGGCCGGGCCCGATGAACTGGTGTTTTCACCCACGCAGCCCTTCGCGCCAGCTACCAATTACAAAGCCGAACTGACGCCGCACTTACTCAACCATTCAGAGAAGAAATACAAAATTTCGGCGGAGCCGGAAATCAGATTCCATACGCCTTATCTGGCCCTGGAGCAAACCAGAACCTTTTGGGTGCGCAACCCCAACAGCCCCAATGAGCTGGAAGGCAGCCTAGAACTGAACTTCAACTACCCCGTGGCCTATGCCAAGCTGCGAGATTTGCTGAAGGTGTACCAGGCCCAGACCAATTTGCCGCTGGAACTGGTGAGCAGCAACGGCCGCCAGCTTACGCTCAAGGTAAAGCAGGTCAACCAGAACTTCACGGGTCCTATTCTGCTGCGCTTGAACATTGCCAAAGGCCTCACCACCGCGGGCAGTTCCTATGCCACTCCTCAGGCCATTGACCAGGAAATTACCTTACCCACGCGGTCTCAAATGCAGGTGCGGGAAGTGTACGGCACCCAGGAAGAAGGACAGGAAAGTATTTACATCTACACCTCGCAACCCGTCACCAACCCAGATATTCAGCAACTGGTGACGGTGAACCCGTACCGCGCCTTTACGGTGGAACGACTGGACAACGGTTTGGTGCTGCGGGGAAGTTTTACGGGCAGTTCAGTGTACACCGTGAGCGTGTCCGGGGAATTGAACGGCCTGGTGGGGCAGCCGCTGGGCCAGACGTCACAACATAGAGTAGACTTCGGAAACACCACGCCTACGCTTTCTTTTGTGGACCAGAAGGCCGTGTATTTGAGCAGCCAGGGTGCCCGCAACGTGGCGTTGAACCTGGCGCAGGTACCGCGCATCAAAGTGACCATCAGCAAGGTGTTTGAGAACAACATCCTCCGGTTTTTGCAAGAAGGCAAAATGTATGATGGCTTCTACAACGAGGAAACCGAGGAATACCATGACTATGAAACCTACCAGGTCAACGAGCAGAACGGGAAAGTCATCTATGAACGGGAATACGAAGCTGCGAACCTGCCCCGCGGCGACGGCCAAACCCTGCTCAACCTGGACCTAGCCGACCTGGATTTCGACAGTCAGTTCAAAGGGCTATATGTGCTCACCGTGGCCAGTGCCGATAAAATCTGGATGCAGGATTCCAAAATCATTTCGGTCTCAGACATTGGCTTGATTGCCAAACAAGGCCAGAACGAAGTGCTGGTGTTCGCCAATTCCATCAAAACCGCCGAGACGCTGTCGGGTGTGGAAGTCCGGTTCATCAGTACCAACAACCAGGTGGTCTACAAAGCCACCACTGACAAAGACGGCGTGGCCCGCTTCCCAGACATGGCCCGCAACGCGCCTGACTTTAAGGTTAGCCTGATTACCGCGCGCCAGGGCCAGGATTTCAACTACCTGCCCTACAGCCAGACCACCGTGAACACCTCCCGGTTTGATGTGGGTGGCAAGCGGCTGGAAGGCGTGACCTATGACGCGTTCATCTACGGCGACCGTGATTTGTACCGGCCCGGTGACACCGTGCACGTGAATACGCTGGTGCGCACCCCAGATTGGAAAACTGTGGCCGGCCTGCCCATCAAACTCAAGTTGCTGCTGCCCAACGGCAAGGAATACCGCAGCCAAAAAGGCACCTTAAACCAAGAAGGAGCGCGTACCACAGATTTCGTTCTGCCTGCCTCGGCGGTGACCGGGACGTACACGCTGGAAGTCTATTCCGGCAATGACGTGCTTTTAAACTCGCAGAAAATTGGCGTGGAGGAATTCATGCCAGACCGCCTCAAAGTCACTACCAAACTCAACAAATCTGATTTCAAAACCGGCGAACAAGTGCAGGTGAATCTGAACGCGATGAACCTCTTCGGGCCACCGGCCGCGGGGCGTAATTACGAAGTGCAACTGAGCCTGAAGAAGAAAACTCTGGAACCCAAGAATTACCCAGACTATACCTTCGAGATTAACACGTCCAGCGAAGTGGAGATTCAGACGAACGTGCGCCAAGGCGAAACCGATGCGCAGGGCAACGGCCAGGAACAGTTTGAATTGATGGGCCACCGCGATATTGGGATGCTGGAAGGCTCTTTGTTTACCTCGGTGTTTGATGAAACGGGTCGGCCCGTGAACCGCCTCAACCGGTTTAGCGTGAGCACGCAGGAAAGCTTCTATGGCATCAAGAAATTTGACACGTATGTGAGTACCCAAACCGCCATGCACGTGCCCATCATTGCCCTGAACAGCAAAGAAAAGCCCACCTTCGCCCGGGCGCGGGTGCAGGTGGTGCGCTACACCTATGAATCTGTGATTGAGCGCAACCAACAGAACTACGGCTACAACTCCCAGCGCAAAGAAACTGTGGTGTATGATGAAGCCCTAGATATTCCCGCCGCCGGGAAAGCGGTGACGTTCACGCCTTCGGCCTCCGGGGAATATGAACTGCGCATCATGCGGCCCAACGCCTACAACTACGTGGCGCAGCGGTTTTACGCCTACGGCTGGGGTGATACGCAGAGCACCTCCTTTGAAGTGAGCAAAGAGGGCGAAGTGGGGATTTCCCTGGACAAAGAAACCTATGAAGTGGGCGAGAAAGCCAAAGTCCTGTTCAAGTCGCCGTTTGCGGGCAAAATTCTGGTGACCGTGGAGCAAAACAGAGTGCTGAGCTATCATTACCTGGACACCGATAAAAAAGCGGCCTCGTTCACCTTGCCCATTCAAGACGAATTCCTGCCCACGGTCTACATCTCGGCCATCGCGCTCCGCGAAATCAAAGACAACAGCCTGCCCATGACCATTGCCCGCGGGTTCAAAGCCGTGGCCGTGACCAAAAAAGCGACGAAATTAGACGTAGCCGTCTTGGCCCCAGAACTTACCCGCTCCAAAAGGACGCAGCAGGTAAAAGTGAAAACCGTGCCCAATGCCCAGGTGACCTTGGCGGTGGTAGACGAAGGCATTCTGCAGCTCAAAGATTTCAAGACCCCCGACCCACACGGCTTCTTCTACCAGAAACGCGCCTTGGAAGTGAGTGCCTTTGACTTGTACCCGTACCTGTTTCCGGAGATTGGCAACCGAAGGTCCAGCGTGGGCGGCGATGGCTATGACCTGGAGAAACGGGTGAATCCCTTGACTTCTAAACGCGTGAAGTTGGTCTCTATCTGGAGCGGTCACCTCAAAACCAACAGCAACGGCGAGGCCTCCGTGAATGTAAAAGTGCCCGAGTTCTCGGGTTCCCTACGCGTGATGGCGGTGGCGTACAAAGGCAACGCGTTCGGCTCTGCCGAAAAGATGCTGCGCGTGGCGGACCCCATTGTGCTGAGCGCCGCCTTGCCGCGCTTCGCCAGCCCGAAAGACACCTTGCAGGTTCCCGTGCTGGTGAGCAATACCACTGCCAAAGCAACCGACGTAAGCAGCAGCATTTCCGTGACCGGGCCATTGCGCGTGGTGGGTGCTACTGCCAAAACCGCCAGAGTCAACGGCAATACTGAAACCCAGGTAATCTACCAGGTAGTGGCGGAGCAGGCCACTGGGCAGGCGTCGGTGGTGGTGAAAGTAAACGCCTTAGGCGAGCAGTTCAGCAACACCACTGACTTGACCATTCGGCCGACGGCGCCGTTGACCAAGATTACTGGAACCGGTTCTCTGAAAGATGCGGCTACGGCAGCTATTACGCCTACCCATGATTTTATTCCGAGTTCGGTGGCGTCTAAAGTAGTGGTGAGTAGTTCGCCGCTGGCGCAGTTCACCGATGATATCACGTACCTGTTACAGTACCCGCACGGTTGTCTGGAGCAGATTACGTCTACCGCGTTCCCGCTGCTGTACTACGCAGATTTGGCCAGAGCCCTGAACCAAGGCCAGAAAGGCCGCGCGGTGAATCCGAACCATCTGGTGCAGGAAGCCATCACCAAAATTGAGTTAATGCAGCAGTATGACGGCGGTTTCACTTATTGGCCCGGTGCTACCCAAACCGATTGGTGGAGCAGCGCCTACGCTGCGCATTTCCTGCTGGAAGCCAGAAAAGCCGGCTATCCGGTGAGCCAGCAAGTGGAGAACAAAGCCATTGCTTATCTCCAGAACAAGGTAAAAACCAAGGCCACCGAAGTCTACAAATTCTACAACACCCAGCGCAAAGTAGAAAGCAAACTGATTGCCGTCCATGAAGCGGCTTACTCGCTGTACGTGCTCAGCCTGGCCGGCAAACCCGATTGGCCCACCATGAACTATTACAAGTCCAAGCCTGAACTGCTGGCGCTGGATTCCCGCTACCTGTTGGCCAGCACGTACGCGCTCAACGGCAGTTTCCAGAGCTTCAGTCAACTCTTGCCTAAGTCTTTTGCGGGTGAGACCTCAGTAAGAGCCTTAGACGGAAGTTTCTACTCTCCGGTGCGGGACATGGCCATCTCTTTGAACAGTTTGGTGGAGGCCAACCCCGAGCATCCGCAGGTGGGCACCTTGTCTAGGAATTTGTCGCAGGAACTCAGGTCCAAGCGCTGGTTCAACACCCAGGAACGGGCCTTTGCGCTGTTGGCCCTGGGTAAATTGGCCAGCCGAAGCAAAGGAACCCAAACGGCGCAACTCTTGCAGAACGGTAAAATGCTAGGGACATATGCGGACAAAGACCTCATCGTGGCAAACAAACTGAATACAGCACCCGTGAACCTCCAGAGCAAAGGCAAAGGTCTGTTGTATTACTATTGGGAACTGGAAGGCATCAGCCAGAGCGGCGCGTTCAAGCAGGAAGACAGCTACCTGAAAGTGCGCAAAACCTTCTTTGACCGCGACGGAAAAGTGCTCACCAGCAACACCTTCAAGCAGAATGATTTGGTGATTGTGCGGGTGGAGTTGCAGACCCTGGATACGCGCTCCATCCCCAACGTAGCCATCACCGACATGCTGCCGGCCGGCTTCGAGATAGAGAACCCGCGCCTGATGACCACCCGCGAATTCCAGTGGCTCCAGAAGATGAACCCCGCCACCCCAGATCACCTGGACATTCGGGATGACCGCATCAACCTGTACACCACCGCCCGCCCCAAGCCGCAGTACTTCTTCTACCAGGTGCGCGCCGTGAGCAAAGGCACGTTTCAGATGGGGCCCATAGGCGCAGATGCCATGTACAATGCTGAGTACCATTCGTATCATGGTGCCGGCGTGGTGCGGGTGAAGTAA
- the pbpC gene encoding penicillin-binding protein 1C, with protein MRALALVAAPVVIFLLLNWAFPLQMKVSYSPVITAADGSVVHAFLSRDDKWRMQLEPDEINPVLKKAVLLKEDQYFYAHPGVNPLAVARAVVNNLTKGRKTSGASTITMQVARLLYPKDRTYVNKLVEVFRALQLEWRYSKDEILQLYLNLVPYGGNIEGVKAASVLYFQQSPRVLSLAQAVALTVIPNKPSSLRIGVQNDRIVAFRNKWLKAYGQLNAFPKEAIEDALFEPLDAARVQVPKLAPHYAYRLLQKYPGKAIIKTTLNPAVQEKVQQLAYNYLQRLKAQNIHNAAVLVLNNQTKAVEAYLGSADFTDGMHAGQVDGVRALRSPGSTLKPFLYAAAFDKGLITPKTMVSDVPIDYSGYRPENYYGTYNGNVTIERALATSLNIPAVKVLDQMGVEAFVQKLQQAEFSEMKRRGQHLGLSMILGGCGATLEELTALYSAFANGGKQAPLRWLQQDTVKQEKQLLSAASAFMVNQILTQLQRPDLPHNAQNSAYLPKIAWKTGTSYGRKDAWSIGYNQNYTIGVWVGNFSGEGVPELNGTETATPLLFSLFNTIDYNSTKSWYQAPKSVGFRSVCPESGLPVNSFCQDLVIDTYIPGTSGVNKCAHLKQVTVSVDGKFAYCTSCQPESGFTQKWYPNLAPELLSFYAQENLPFQKLPPHNPGCNRIFQEFSPVITSPTANMEFLLERDERQKLMLHCNTLNEVKKVYWYVNDKLLQSAAADERVFFEPDRAGKFKISCTDDQGRNANSYITVKFL; from the coding sequence ATGCGTGCATTGGCGTTGGTAGCTGCTCCAGTGGTGATATTTCTGTTGTTGAACTGGGCGTTTCCGTTGCAGATGAAGGTGTCGTACTCGCCGGTGATTACGGCAGCCGATGGCAGCGTGGTGCATGCGTTTTTGAGCCGGGATGACAAGTGGCGGATGCAGCTGGAGCCAGATGAAATAAACCCAGTGCTGAAAAAAGCGGTGCTTCTGAAAGAGGACCAGTATTTCTATGCCCACCCCGGGGTGAACCCGTTGGCGGTGGCGCGGGCGGTGGTGAACAACCTGACCAAAGGCCGGAAAACCTCGGGAGCGTCTACCATTACCATGCAGGTGGCGCGGCTGCTGTACCCCAAAGACCGCACGTACGTGAACAAGCTGGTGGAGGTGTTCCGGGCGCTGCAGTTGGAGTGGCGCTATAGCAAAGACGAGATTCTGCAACTTTACCTTAATTTGGTGCCCTACGGCGGGAATATTGAGGGCGTGAAAGCGGCTTCGGTGCTGTATTTTCAGCAGTCGCCAAGGGTGTTGAGTCTGGCGCAGGCGGTGGCGCTCACGGTGATTCCCAACAAGCCTTCGTCTTTGCGGATTGGCGTGCAGAACGACCGCATTGTGGCCTTCCGGAACAAGTGGCTGAAGGCTTACGGGCAACTGAACGCCTTCCCGAAGGAGGCGATTGAAGACGCGCTGTTTGAACCTTTAGATGCAGCTAGGGTGCAGGTACCCAAGCTGGCGCCGCATTACGCGTACCGGTTGCTACAAAAATATCCCGGCAAGGCCATTATTAAAACTACGTTGAACCCGGCGGTGCAGGAGAAGGTGCAGCAGTTGGCCTATAATTACCTGCAACGCCTCAAGGCCCAGAACATTCACAACGCCGCGGTGCTGGTGCTCAACAACCAAACCAAGGCCGTGGAAGCCTACCTCGGCTCCGCCGATTTTACGGATGGTATGCACGCCGGGCAGGTGGATGGGGTGCGGGCACTGCGGTCGCCGGGGAGTACGCTGAAGCCGTTTCTGTACGCCGCCGCTTTTGACAAAGGCCTGATTACGCCCAAAACCATGGTCTCTGATGTGCCCATTGATTATTCCGGGTACCGGCCCGAGAACTACTACGGCACCTATAACGGCAACGTGACCATTGAGCGCGCGCTGGCTACGTCGTTGAACATTCCGGCGGTGAAAGTACTGGACCAAATGGGCGTGGAGGCCTTCGTGCAGAAATTGCAGCAGGCCGAGTTCTCTGAGATGAAACGCCGTGGCCAGCACTTGGGTCTGTCCATGATTCTGGGCGGCTGCGGCGCAACGCTGGAAGAACTGACGGCGTTGTATTCCGCCTTCGCGAATGGCGGGAAACAGGCGCCGCTCCGGTGGTTGCAGCAAGATACGGTCAAACAGGAAAAGCAGTTGCTGTCGGCGGCTTCGGCGTTTATGGTGAACCAGATTCTGACCCAGCTGCAGCGCCCCGATTTGCCGCATAATGCCCAGAATAGTGCTTATCTGCCTAAAATCGCCTGGAAAACCGGTACTTCTTACGGCCGGAAAGACGCCTGGAGCATTGGCTACAACCAGAACTATACCATTGGCGTGTGGGTGGGTAATTTCTCCGGCGAGGGTGTGCCCGAACTCAACGGCACCGAGACGGCCACGCCGTTGCTGTTTTCCCTGTTCAATACCATTGATTACAACAGCACCAAAAGTTGGTACCAGGCCCCGAAGAGTGTGGGTTTTAGAAGCGTCTGCCCCGAAAGTGGTTTGCCCGTGAACAGCTTCTGCCAAGATTTGGTGATTGATACCTACATTCCAGGAACGTCTGGGGTAAACAAATGCGCGCATTTAAAACAGGTGACGGTTTCTGTGGACGGAAAGTTCGCCTACTGCACCAGTTGTCAGCCCGAGAGCGGTTTCACGCAGAAATGGTATCCCAACCTGGCTCCGGAGCTGCTCAGTTTCTATGCCCAGGAAAACCTCCCTTTCCAGAAGCTGCCGCCGCACAACCCCGGCTGTAACCGTATTTTTCAGGAGTTCTCGCCGGTCATCACCTCGCCCACGGCCAACATGGAATTCCTGCTGGAGCGCGACGAACGCCAGAAACTCATGCTGCACTGCAACACCCTCAACGAGGTTAAAAAAGTCTACTGGTACGTGAACGACAAACTCCTGCAGTCCGCCGCCGCAGATGAACGCGTGTTCTTTGAACCGGACCGCGCGGGCAAATTCAAAATCTCCTGCACAGATGACCAGGGAAGGAATGCCAACAGCTACATCACGGTCAAGTTCTTGTAA
- a CDS encoding Rrf2 family transcriptional regulator codes for MLSKTTEYALRAIVYLALQQETGKRIGIKELAQELELPSPFMGKILQDLVRKGVIASLKGPTGGFFLHRPAADITILEVVRTIDGLEAFKKCGMGMKHCSDTHPCPLHDDIKAYRNQLLNVFSTKTMQNLVDGVASGQYFITNLPETVL; via the coding sequence ATGCTGTCAAAAACCACGGAATATGCCCTTCGGGCGATTGTGTACCTTGCCCTCCAGCAGGAGACCGGCAAGAGAATTGGCATCAAGGAACTGGCGCAAGAACTGGAGTTACCCAGCCCCTTTATGGGTAAGATTCTGCAGGATTTAGTCAGGAAAGGGGTGATTGCTTCTTTAAAGGGCCCTACCGGCGGCTTTTTCCTACACCGGCCGGCCGCAGACATTACCATTCTGGAAGTGGTGCGCACCATTGACGGCCTTGAGGCTTTCAAGAAATGTGGCATGGGCATGAAGCACTGCTCAGATACGCACCCCTGTCCGCTGCATGATGACATTAAAGCCTACCGCAATCAATTACTGAACGTGTTTAGCACCAAGACCATGCAGAACCTGGTTGATGGGGTGGCGTCTGGGCAATATTTCATCACCAACCTGCCAGAGACGGTGCTCTAA
- a CDS encoding metal-sulfur cluster assembly factor has protein sequence MQTHPPDTGQLVLEALRQVIDPEIGINIVDLGLVYQVSLDQEVLGVDLTLTTPGCPMSSTIITAVEHILARRFPELTVQVNLVWSPMWTPDMITDEGRRQLR, from the coding sequence ATGCAAACGCACCCGCCTGATACCGGCCAACTTGTTCTTGAAGCCCTGCGGCAAGTCATAGACCCCGAGATTGGAATCAACATTGTAGATCTGGGCCTGGTGTACCAGGTGTCACTAGACCAGGAGGTATTGGGCGTTGACCTCACGCTCACCACTCCTGGCTGCCCCATGAGCAGTACCATCATCACGGCGGTAGAGCATATTCTGGCCCGTAGGTTCCCAGAACTCACGGTGCAGGTAAACCTGGTTTGGTCACCTATGTGGACCCCCGACATGATTACCGACGAAGGCAGGCGGCAACTGCGCTAG
- a CDS encoding DUF2249 domain-containing protein, whose product MELAPATKISVILKANPAALEAIVSINRHFEKLRNPIFRKLLASRVTIADAARIGNCTVEAFFEKLGPLGFTIPTKKVAPDLVKETLTGAFPVLLESLPPSAFTYLDVRESIRTGHDPFLEIMAAVDALPENKALVLINTFEPTPLYKILQKRGVASFAHHKEENLVYTYFWRTSHTDAPEEAAAVFLSDFEKVKKTFKGQLQTLDVREMEMPQPMVSILEALEKLPAHQALLVAHRRVPRYLIPQVQERGFALALQELGPDQVQLLIYKQT is encoded by the coding sequence ATGGAACTAGCCCCCGCCACCAAAATTTCTGTTATTCTTAAAGCCAACCCCGCCGCCCTTGAAGCTATTGTGAGCATAAACCGGCACTTTGAGAAACTGCGCAACCCCATCTTCCGGAAACTGCTGGCCAGCCGGGTGACCATTGCAGACGCTGCCCGCATTGGCAACTGTACCGTAGAGGCCTTTTTTGAGAAGCTGGGCCCATTGGGGTTCACTATTCCGACCAAAAAAGTAGCACCAGACTTGGTTAAAGAAACCCTTACCGGTGCTTTCCCCGTGTTGCTGGAGAGCCTGCCCCCAAGCGCCTTTACTTACTTAGATGTGCGGGAAAGTATACGTACCGGGCATGACCCATTTCTGGAGATTATGGCCGCCGTTGATGCCCTTCCAGAAAACAAGGCCCTTGTATTGATCAATACCTTTGAGCCTACGCCACTGTACAAGATTCTACAAAAACGGGGAGTGGCCAGCTTTGCGCACCACAAAGAAGAAAACCTGGTGTACACCTATTTCTGGCGCACCTCGCACACAGATGCTCCAGAAGAAGCGGCGGCTGTTTTTCTTTCTGATTTTGAGAAAGTAAAAAAGACGTTCAAAGGCCAACTGCAGACCCTTGATGTACGCGAGATGGAAATGCCCCAACCCATGGTCTCTATTCTGGAAGCATTGGAGAAATTGCCCGCCCACCAGGCCTTGCTCGTAGCGCACCGCAGAGTGCCACGCTACCTGATACCGCAGGTACAGGAACGGGGTTTTGCCCTAGCCCTACAGGAACTGGGCCCAGACCAGGTGCAATTGCTCATCTATAAACAAACCTGA
- a CDS encoding hemerythrin domain-containing protein has product METVIIPQKRDKSLVPLSREHHYGLLFCWKLRQGLKNNTDLATLQAYVKYFWAQLLYAHCQEEEWLLRRLLVPNDVLRTRIEEEHRLLQWTINLILDSKRLVPEQFQTLQQDLVAHIRWEERELFPYLQKVVPPEELAEASQLLEKRHPDDSTQDTFVPEFWKK; this is encoded by the coding sequence ATGGAGACCGTCATTATTCCCCAAAAGAGAGACAAAAGTTTGGTTCCGCTTTCAAGGGAGCACCATTATGGGTTGCTGTTCTGCTGGAAACTGAGGCAAGGTCTCAAAAACAACACAGACCTGGCCACCCTGCAAGCCTACGTCAAGTATTTCTGGGCGCAGCTCCTGTATGCACATTGCCAGGAAGAAGAATGGTTGCTACGGCGGTTGCTGGTACCCAACGACGTGCTCAGAACCCGCATAGAAGAAGAGCACCGTCTGCTGCAATGGACCATCAACCTGATTCTGGACAGCAAGCGCCTGGTGCCAGAACAGTTTCAAACGCTGCAGCAAGACCTGGTGGCCCACATACGCTGGGAAGAGCGTGAACTTTTCCCGTACCTGCAGAAAGTGGTGCCCCCCGAAGAACTAGCCGAAGCCAGCCAATTGCTGGAGAAACGTCACCCCGATGACAGCACCCAGGATACTTTTGTCCCCGAGTTCTGGAAGAAGTAG
- a CDS encoding lipoprotein: MTVLLSGCGRKGSRQ; this comes from the coding sequence ATGACGGTACTTTTATCTGGTTGTGGGAGAAAGGGCAGCCGCCAGTAA
- the ric gene encoding iron-sulfur cluster repair di-iron protein, giving the protein MATTATLDMLDVTVLEPRMKHPTIFEWFDALRAGEGFIIHNDHDPKPLYYQLLGERGNIFTWEYLQQGPEIWEVTITKLALTDKESIGELVAKDFRKAQVFKKYGIDFCCGGKKTLEQACQEKGINPVTVEQELSAIPESNTTGDTDFKTWDLTFLADYIVNIHHKYAREAIPTLQEYTTKIAHVHGAHHPELVQVAKHFTNIANELESHMPKEERVLFPFIKQLNAASQKGEKVDRPAFGSIQNPINMMEMEHEAAGGELEAIRALTNNYALPADACGTYRVAFAKLQEFETDLFQHIHLENNILFPKAIALEKEVLK; this is encoded by the coding sequence ATGGCAACTACTGCAACCCTTGACATGTTAGATGTGACTGTTTTAGAACCGCGCATGAAGCACCCTACCATCTTTGAATGGTTTGATGCCCTCAGGGCCGGCGAAGGATTCATCATCCATAATGACCACGATCCCAAACCGTTGTACTACCAGCTTTTAGGCGAGCGCGGCAACATCTTTACGTGGGAGTACCTGCAGCAAGGCCCCGAAATATGGGAAGTAACCATTACCAAGCTCGCACTCACAGACAAAGAGAGTATAGGTGAACTGGTGGCCAAAGACTTCAGAAAAGCGCAGGTGTTCAAGAAATACGGCATTGACTTTTGCTGCGGCGGTAAAAAAACCCTAGAACAGGCGTGCCAGGAAAAGGGTATTAACCCTGTAACGGTAGAACAGGAGCTGAGCGCCATTCCAGAGTCCAACACCACCGGTGACACTGACTTTAAAACCTGGGATTTGACCTTTCTGGCCGATTACATTGTGAACATCCACCACAAATACGCGCGGGAGGCCATACCAACCTTACAGGAATACACCACCAAAATTGCCCACGTGCATGGGGCCCACCACCCAGAACTGGTGCAGGTGGCTAAGCATTTCACCAACATTGCCAATGAACTGGAAAGCCACATGCCCAAAGAAGAGCGCGTGCTGTTCCCGTTCATTAAGCAATTGAACGCGGCCAGCCAGAAAGGCGAAAAAGTAGACAGACCGGCTTTTGGAAGCATTCAGAACCCCATAAACATGATGGAGATGGAGCATGAGGCCGCCGGCGGTGAGCTGGAAGCCATTAGGGCCCTAACCAATAACTATGCCTTGCCTGCAGATGCCTGCGGCACGTACCGGGTGGCCTTCGCCAAACTGCAGGAGTTTGAAACTGACCTGTTCCAGCACATTCATTTAGAGAACAACATCTTGTTCCCCAAAGCCATTGCCCTGGAGAAAGAAGTTTTAAAGTAA